In one Colletotrichum destructivum chromosome 2, complete sequence genomic region, the following are encoded:
- a CDS encoding Putative zn(2)Cys(6) fungal-type DNA-binding domain-containing protein translates to MEQQHDISGYSEGGSDSYSKAINEKSTRLRASCDSCTRAKLRCDQEKPSCARCTDRNEICNYSPMGRVGRPRRPATTTESAAPPCQAAQRQAIMRKKKTAQRLSVNDLSGSPGAEQTLESTCAEPETGDRLPPTSRDRRSTTDSSTNTYTDNDTNDFILVRAETSLNLGPMVSRREGKDVSPIPSTTPCPRVQDGVRGNETDLDVNSFGHHTLTSKITTAETNSLKDAGLDTMDLELDTIMDADFDFDVDFDAIMHPDSPIKQNQPSLVSPTPLVEVPINQPSTVTGQLENAWERVMSGTSELQRIISAIAPGNSCSSSSSTRCSCPNLIGRLQLFALHPRLAPHNHRKSRADRHSHSRPPLDLLVFLDDVVHQSISAVLSCEFCSTSPRVRLTLYLQIDWLVDVLRETLETDLPRFLSSHKGLDLVNATHSGEYSVGTNVLGHHVAPASKNRSARQNAEDEGTDNSWKHESNLLRLGSFCLEGELWQICIRELFKARLNRLSRVVERMAGHKSQNGFHAGIDNIKTNSLEKALVNMTTDVYSKIESLFGMIELCEA, encoded by the exons ATGGAGCAGCAACATGACATATCAGGTTACAGTGAAGGCGGCAGCGACAGCTACTCAAAAGCTATCAATGAAAAGTCGACCAGATTGAGAGCATCATGCGACTCCTGCACGCGTGCCAAACTCAGATGCGATCAAGAAAAGCCCTCGTGTGCCCGATGTACGGATCGGAACGAGATCTGCAACTACAGCCCCATGGGACGAGTTGGCCGACCACGACGCCCAGCAACAACCACCGAGTCGGCTGCACCGCCCTGTCAAGCAGCACAGAGACAAGCGATCATgcgaaagaagaagacagcGCAGCGGCTTAGCGTAAATGATTTGTCTGGAAGTCCGGGTGCAGAACAGACACTGGAATCCACGTGCGCGGAGCCCGAGACAGGGGACCGACTTCCACCAACAAGCCGTGACCGCCGATCCACCACAGACAGCTCGACAAACACCTACACGGACAATGATACGAACGATTTCATTCTTGTACGCGCAGAAACCTCCTTAAATCTTGGCCCCATGGTTTCAAGGCGCGAGGGAAAAG ATGTGTCGCCCATACCCAGCACAACCCCGTGTCCACGGGTTCAAGATGGAGTCCGTGGTAACGAAACGGACCTGGACGTTAATTCTTTTGGTCACCACACCTTAACATCGAAGATTACCACAGCTGAGACCAATTCGTTGAAAGATGCTGGCTTAGACACCATGGATCTGGAGCTCGATACCATCATGGACGCCGACTTCGATTTTGACGTTGACTTCGACGCGATCATGCACCCCGATAGTCCTATCAAGCAAAATCAGCCGTCACTCGTGTCACCCACTCCACTGGTAGAGGTGCCGATAAATCAACCATCGACAGTTACTGGTCAGCTCGAGAACGCCTGGGAACGGGTCATGTCTGGGACCTCGGAATTGCAACGCATCATCAGTGCTATTGCCCCCGGGAACTCTTGCTCATCATCTTCCAGCACAAGGTGCTCCTGTCCGAATTTGATCGGCAGACTCCAACTATTTGCTTTGCACCCGAGATTGGCGCCACACAATCACAGAAAAAGTCGTGCTGACCGTCATTCCCACAGCCGGCCACCACTAGATCTCTTGGTTTTCCTTGACGATGTTGTTCATCAAAGTATCTCAGCCGTGTTATCCTGTGAATTCTGCAGCACATCGCCTCGTGTGCGGCTCACCCTGTATCTCCAAATCGATTGGCTCGTCGATGTGTTGAGGGAGACATTGGAGACAGACCTTCCGCGATTCTTATCATCGCATAAGGGGCTTGATCTCGTCAACGCAACACATTCGGGTGAATATTCTGTGGGTACAAATGTCCTAGGCCATCATGTAGCCCCTGCATCGAAGAACAGATCAGCAAGACAGAATGCTGAAGATGAAGGCACAGACAACAGTTGGAAGCATGAGTCAAACCTCCTTCGCCTCGGATCCTTCTGTCTGGAAGGGGAGCTGTGGCAGATATGCATCCGAGAACTCTTCAAGGCCCGACTGAATCGACTATCCCGCGTGGTGGAACGAATGGCTGGACACAAAAGCCAAAATGGGTTCCATGCTGGAATAGACAACATAAAGACCAACTCGTTGGAAAAGGCCTTGGTAAACATGACAACGGATGTTTATTCAAAAATTGAATCGCTGTTTGGCATGATCGAGCTCTGCGAAGCCTGA